The following are encoded together in the Paludisphaera mucosa genome:
- a CDS encoding beta strand repeat-containing protein, which yields MAPASGAWSAAVATGPTPPSEVSTASNPTPTPLGLQYAASETFGAQDPAYALAASGAGYALANPTNSYTGYVDAGGLHVSGGGDDWSLGLVGVGYGGAAAGLGAAAATATAANRVEYDYGDVSQWFVNGPLGLQQGFTLDARPDGSGAGAPLTIDLALGGGLVATADPSGTSVTLARPDGSASLVYGGLIAYDAAGAAVPAHLSVTSTAAGGQELSIVVDDAAAQYPLTVDPYIQVAKFTSSTNGLAQYFGTSVSITSSGNLAAVGAMSSAISSIRGAVYIFSNNGTLWSQSARLTSSDGVVGDEFGDAVALSADGSTLAVGARSVTVAGKATQGATYIFTRNGTTWTQVQKFTPADGAAGDQFGYSTSISANGSIIAVGSPLADVGGVADQGAVYVLVKSGATWTQATKLAAADATANAQFGYSTVVSGSGLMVAGGAPFTTVGANGQQGAVYAFFQGSLTKLTAADGAANDGFGSSLATSDDGSFLIAGASFADVGGRVDQGAAYVFLRSWTTWTQSAKLTSAAGAAGDRFGYAVAIAANGYKAAVSAPFESVGANLRQGAVYVFDRSAGAAWNQAARLTASDGVANDLLGQAVAVTPTTVIAGAPTVTLDQANPLQGAAYFYAQPIPLAVTANPINQFATVGVPVTFTAESAGPGNRTVQWQVSTNGTTWTNIAGETLPWLTLTPTLADSGERYRAVFSDSSGTATTTAGLLTVSKANTLLKVSTSVNPRGIGDPLAITVDVASAVAGLGTPNGGTVFLNIGAVNLTTVLVNGHAVFSNIAALALGTYTVTATYDGTNDPTFGTSQGTASQVVVRATSVLTGVVPTQPATVGDAVTIAAVLTPPAGVTDLVGGVVILDNGNPIAFPQLVTSNGTTLATITTTGFAAGTHRFQFVFLGNPQIYAASTGVYTLQVNAAGFTGAAPTSHTAPGGSASPGVGSTSTGATTQDLGFNLLGGPLTVTVGVPVTLTSAANNVVARSVQWQASFDGVSWVNIVDANSLWYTFTPTLAQSGLQLRTVFSDLVGSYEATTPTILTVAKAATALKVSTSANPRGIGDPLAITVEASSAVAGLGTPNGGTVFINVGSVNFSGTLVNGLAVFGGIPALGVGTYTVTATYDGTNDPTFGTSQATASQVVVRATAVLTGVVPTQPATVGDAITISAVLTVPPGVTDLVGGVVILDNGIPVAFPQLFNSNGTILATITSTGFAVGTHRFQFVFLGNPQIFAASTGVYTLQVNSPAGLASASTSTAGATTSTFATASATTAASRTASPDALAIVGAFDTVATGKKSRASSALGFWGRGMR from the coding sequence GTGGCGCCCGCCTCGGGGGCCTGGTCGGCGGCCGTCGCGACCGGCCCGACGCCGCCGTCCGAGGTCTCGACCGCCTCGAACCCGACGCCGACGCCCCTGGGGCTGCAGTATGCGGCGTCGGAGACGTTCGGGGCCCAGGATCCGGCCTACGCCCTGGCCGCGTCGGGGGCGGGCTACGCGCTGGCGAACCCGACGAACTCGTACACGGGCTACGTCGACGCGGGCGGCCTGCACGTCTCCGGCGGGGGCGACGACTGGTCGCTGGGCCTGGTCGGGGTCGGCTACGGCGGGGCGGCCGCGGGCCTGGGCGCCGCCGCGGCGACGGCGACGGCGGCGAACCGGGTCGAGTACGACTACGGCGACGTCTCGCAGTGGTTCGTGAACGGCCCGCTCGGGCTGCAGCAGGGCTTCACGCTCGACGCGCGGCCGGACGGCTCGGGGGCCGGCGCCCCGCTGACGATCGACCTGGCGCTCGGGGGCGGCCTCGTCGCGACCGCCGACCCGTCCGGGACGAGCGTCACTCTGGCGCGGCCCGACGGCTCGGCCTCGCTGGTCTACGGCGGCCTGATCGCCTACGACGCCGCGGGCGCGGCGGTTCCCGCGCACCTGTCGGTGACGTCGACGGCGGCCGGCGGCCAGGAGCTGTCGATCGTCGTCGACGACGCCGCCGCGCAATATCCCCTGACCGTCGACCCCTACATCCAGGTGGCCAAGTTCACCAGCTCGACCAACGGGCTGGCGCAGTATTTCGGCACCTCGGTGTCGATCACTTCCTCCGGGAATTTGGCCGCGGTCGGCGCCATGAGCTCGGCGATCTCGTCGATCCGCGGGGCCGTGTACATCTTCAGCAACAACGGCACCTTGTGGAGCCAGTCGGCCCGGCTGACCTCCAGCGACGGCGTGGTCGGCGACGAGTTCGGCGACGCGGTGGCCCTCAGCGCCGACGGTTCCACCCTGGCGGTCGGCGCACGCAGCGTCACGGTCGCCGGCAAGGCGACGCAGGGCGCGACCTACATCTTCACCCGCAACGGGACGACCTGGACCCAGGTCCAGAAGTTCACGCCGGCCGACGGCGCCGCCGGCGACCAGTTCGGTTACTCGACTTCGATCAGCGCCAACGGCTCGATCATCGCGGTCGGGTCGCCCCTCGCCGACGTCGGCGGCGTGGCCGACCAGGGGGCGGTGTACGTACTCGTCAAGTCCGGGGCGACCTGGACGCAGGCCACGAAGCTGGCCGCGGCCGACGCCACGGCCAACGCCCAGTTCGGCTACTCGACGGTCGTCAGCGGCAGCGGGCTCATGGTCGCGGGCGGCGCGCCGTTCACGACGGTGGGCGCCAACGGCCAGCAAGGCGCGGTCTACGCGTTCTTCCAGGGCTCCCTGACGAAACTGACCGCCGCCGACGGCGCCGCCAACGACGGCTTCGGCTCGTCGCTGGCGACCAGCGACGACGGGTCGTTCCTCATCGCCGGCGCCTCCTTCGCCGACGTCGGAGGCCGCGTCGACCAGGGGGCGGCCTACGTCTTCCTGCGGTCGTGGACGACCTGGACGCAGTCGGCCAAGCTGACGAGCGCCGCCGGCGCGGCGGGCGATCGCTTCGGCTACGCCGTCGCGATCGCCGCCAACGGCTACAAGGCGGCCGTCTCGGCCCCGTTCGAATCGGTCGGGGCCAACCTCCGCCAGGGCGCCGTCTACGTCTTCGACCGCTCGGCCGGGGCGGCCTGGAACCAGGCGGCCCGGCTGACGGCGTCCGACGGGGTCGCGAACGACCTGCTGGGGCAGGCCGTCGCCGTCACCCCCACGACCGTCATCGCCGGCGCCCCGACGGTCACGCTCGACCAGGCCAACCCCCTCCAGGGGGCGGCGTACTTCTACGCCCAGCCCATCCCGCTGGCCGTGACCGCCAACCCGATCAACCAGTTCGCGACGGTCGGCGTGCCGGTCACCTTCACCGCCGAGTCGGCGGGCCCCGGGAACCGCACCGTGCAGTGGCAGGTGAGCACGAACGGGACGACCTGGACGAACATCGCCGGCGAGACGCTCCCCTGGCTCACGCTGACCCCGACCCTGGCCGATTCGGGCGAGCGCTATCGCGCCGTCTTCTCCGACTCGTCCGGCACCGCGACGACCACGGCCGGCCTGCTCACGGTCTCGAAGGCGAACACGCTGCTGAAGGTGTCGACGAGCGTGAACCCCCGCGGGATCGGCGACCCCTTGGCGATCACCGTCGACGTCGCCTCGGCCGTCGCCGGCCTGGGCACGCCCAACGGCGGCACGGTCTTCCTGAACATCGGGGCGGTCAACCTGACCACCGTTCTGGTCAACGGCCACGCCGTCTTCAGCAACATCGCCGCGCTCGCCCTGGGCACCTACACCGTGACGGCGACCTACGACGGGACGAACGACCCCACCTTCGGCACGTCCCAGGGGACCGCCTCCCAGGTGGTCGTCCGCGCCACGTCGGTGCTGACCGGCGTCGTCCCCACGCAGCCGGCGACCGTGGGCGACGCGGTGACGATCGCGGCCGTGCTCACGCCGCCGGCCGGCGTCACCGACCTGGTCGGCGGCGTGGTGATCCTGGACAACGGCAACCCGATCGCCTTCCCGCAGCTCGTCACCTCGAACGGCACGACGCTGGCCACGATCACGACGACGGGCTTCGCGGCCGGGACGCATCGGTTCCAGTTCGTCTTCCTGGGCAACCCCCAGATCTACGCCGCCTCGACCGGGGTCTACACGCTCCAGGTCAACGCCGCCGGCTTCACCGGCGCAGCCCCGACGTCTCACACGGCGCCGGGCGGGTCCGCGTCGCCGGGCGTCGGGTCGACCTCGACCGGGGCGACCACCCAAGACCTCGGCTTCAATCTCCTCGGCGGGCCCTTGACGGTGACGGTCGGCGTGCCGGTCACGCTCACCTCCGCCGCGAACAACGTGGTGGCGCGCAGCGTGCAGTGGCAGGCCAGCTTCGACGGCGTTTCGTGGGTGAACATCGTCGACGCCAACAGCCTGTGGTACACGTTCACGCCGACGCTCGCCCAGTCAGGCCTGCAGCTCCGCACCGTCTTCTCGGACCTCGTGGGCAGTTATGAGGCGACCACCCCCACCATCCTCACGGTGGCCAAGGCGGCTACGGCGCTGAAGGTCTCGACGAGCGCGAACCCCCGCGGCATCGGCGACCCCCTGGCGATCACCGTCGAGGCCTCCTCGGCCGTCGCCGGCCTGGGCACGCCCAACGGCGGCACGGTCTTCATCAACGTCGGGTCGGTCAACTTCAGCGGCACGCTGGTCAACGGCCTGGCCGTCTTCGGCGGCATCCCCGCCCTGGGCGTCGGCACCTACACCGTGACGGCGACCTACGACGGGACGAACGACCCCACCTTCGGCACGTCCCAGGCGACGGCCTCGCAGGTGGTGGTCCGCGCCACGGCGGTGCTGACCGGCGTCGTCCCCACGCAGCCGGCGACCGTGGGCGACGCCATCACGATCTCGGCCGTGCTCACGGTTCCGCCCGGGGTCACGGACCTCGTCGGAGGGGTGGTGATCCTGGACAACGGCATCCCGGTCGCCTTCCCGCAGCTGTTCAACTCCAACGGCACGATCCTGGCCACGATCACGTCTACGGGCTTCGCCGTCGGGACGCATCGGTTCCAGTTCGTCTTCCTGGGCAACCCCCAGATCTTCGCCGCCTCGACCGGGGTGTATACGCTCCAGGTCAACTCCCCGGCGGGCCTCGCCTCGGCTTCCACGTCCACCGCCGGAGCGACGACGTCGACCTTCGCGACCGCCTCGGCGACGACCGCGGCTTCCAGGACGGCGAGCCCCGACGCCCTGGCGATCGTCGGCGCGTTCGACACGGTCGCGACCGGCAAGAAGTCGCGGGCGTCCTCGGCCCTGGGCTTCTGGGGCCGGGGCATGCGTTGA
- a CDS encoding N,N-dimethylformamidase beta subunit family domain-containing protein — protein sequence MKTTTAAGLASGLAPARAATPADPDRIRAENRRTGTRDWINTNVRVDPKTNYRSPGIEGYASQASVRPGETISFHVSTNPASRFTIELYRMGFYQGCGARLVEKLGSFPGRVQPDPEIGPMRLRECLWEPCVSVKIPDDWVSGVYLGKLKAEREGLESYVVFVVRDDRKADYLFQVSDNTWNAYNRWPSQFALYDDGKKNWYWGPDVQTSFDRPYGKYCQIFDVPLSVGSGEWLLWEFPLSFWMEEQGYDVTYISNIDTHLDPAGLRRAKGWISIGHDEYWSLEMFENMKKARDDGLNLAFLSGNSICGVVDVHPSSDGRPGRIIERVGRFGSPRKEELEKGFPEEGLFKKNGPNEATLMGAQSTYPVTGGGDWICRKPDHWLFAGSGMKAGDAIGGLVGWEWHGEPWDIPGLEVVASGPTTSPRGEGVYTATIYPGPKDNFVFNASTIWWATGLSSPPGFVMPDVYTRPKGVDPRVQKITANLLERLRGTV from the coding sequence ATGAAGACCACGACGGCCGCGGGCCTGGCCTCCGGGCTCGCCCCGGCGCGGGCGGCGACCCCCGCCGACCCGGACCGGATCCGCGCCGAGAACCGGCGGACGGGGACCCGCGACTGGATCAACACCAATGTGCGCGTCGATCCCAAGACGAACTACCGCAGCCCGGGGATCGAGGGCTACGCCTCGCAGGCCAGCGTCCGCCCGGGCGAGACGATCTCGTTCCACGTCAGCACGAACCCGGCCTCGCGGTTCACGATCGAGCTGTACCGCATGGGCTTCTACCAGGGCTGCGGGGCGCGGCTGGTCGAGAAGCTGGGCTCGTTCCCCGGCCGGGTCCAGCCCGACCCCGAGATCGGCCCGATGCGGCTCCGCGAGTGCCTGTGGGAGCCCTGCGTCTCGGTCAAGATCCCCGACGACTGGGTCAGCGGCGTCTACCTCGGCAAGCTCAAGGCCGAGCGCGAGGGGCTGGAGAGCTACGTCGTCTTCGTCGTGCGCGACGACCGCAAGGCCGACTACCTCTTCCAGGTCTCCGACAACACCTGGAACGCCTACAACCGATGGCCCTCGCAATTCGCCCTCTACGACGACGGCAAGAAGAACTGGTACTGGGGCCCCGACGTCCAGACGAGCTTCGACCGCCCCTACGGCAAGTACTGCCAGATCTTCGACGTCCCCCTCTCCGTCGGCTCGGGCGAGTGGCTCCTCTGGGAGTTCCCCCTGTCCTTCTGGATGGAGGAGCAGGGCTACGACGTGACGTACATCTCGAACATCGACACCCACCTCGACCCCGCGGGCCTGCGCCGCGCGAAGGGCTGGATCTCCATCGGCCACGACGAGTACTGGTCGCTGGAGATGTTCGAGAACATGAAGAAGGCCCGCGACGACGGCCTCAACCTGGCCTTCCTGTCGGGCAACAGCATCTGCGGGGTCGTCGACGTCCACCCGTCGAGCGACGGCCGGCCGGGCCGGATCATCGAGCGCGTCGGCCGGTTCGGCTCCCCCCGCAAGGAGGAGCTGGAGAAGGGCTTCCCCGAGGAGGGCCTCTTCAAGAAGAACGGCCCCAACGAGGCCACCCTGATGGGCGCGCAGAGCACGTATCCCGTCACCGGCGGCGGCGACTGGATCTGCCGCAAGCCCGACCACTGGCTGTTCGCCGGCTCGGGCATGAAGGCGGGCGACGCGATCGGCGGCCTCGTCGGCTGGGAATGGCACGGCGAGCCCTGGGACATCCCCGGCCTCGAAGTCGTCGCCAGCGGCCCGACCACCAGCCCGCGCGGCGAGGGGGTGTACACGGCCACCATCTACCCCGGCCCGAAGGACAACTTCGTCTTCAACGCCTCGACCATCTGGTGGGCCACCGGCCTTTCGAGCCCCCCCGGATTCGTCATGCCCGACGTCTACACCAGGCCCAAGGGCGTCGACCCCAGGGTCCAGAAGATCACCGCCAACCTGCTCGAACGCCTGCGTGGAACGGTCTGA
- a CDS encoding S66 peptidase family protein, with protein MPRTRLASTLLVLACVLPGSASHAEEWIKPRPLRAGDVIRFVAPAGPVELEAVRRCQALFEAKGFKVVVPENIERRYLYLDGTDEERSAELNEAFRDPHARAVFACRGGYGLTRILDRIDYEALRKNPKIVVGFSDLTALHLAIGAKCRLVSFHGPMPLASLENEDGEHKYASDLLWRLLRTGRYADDPAVALTIPVPEPTERPDVLTAGRATGRLTGGNLSLIAATVGTPYQIETKGRILFLEDTHEAAYRVDRMLSQLRLAGLLDGLAGVVLGTFDGADEDELKAVFHDYLADKGFPVLTEFPLGHIPHNAVLPCGVPAEIDTNAGTLRLLESPLAAE; from the coding sequence ATGCCACGCACCCGCCTCGCCTCGACCCTCCTCGTTCTCGCGTGCGTCCTCCCCGGCTCGGCCTCGCACGCCGAGGAGTGGATCAAGCCCCGCCCGCTCCGCGCCGGCGACGTCATCCGGTTCGTCGCCCCCGCCGGGCCGGTCGAGCTTGAGGCCGTCCGGCGTTGCCAGGCGCTGTTCGAGGCGAAGGGCTTCAAGGTCGTGGTCCCCGAGAACATCGAGCGACGCTATCTGTACCTCGACGGCACGGACGAGGAGCGGTCGGCCGAGCTGAACGAGGCCTTCCGCGACCCCCACGCCCGCGCCGTGTTCGCCTGCCGGGGCGGCTACGGGCTGACCCGGATCCTCGATCGGATCGACTACGAGGCGCTCAGGAAGAATCCCAAGATCGTGGTGGGCTTCTCCGACCTGACGGCGCTCCACCTGGCGATCGGCGCGAAGTGCCGTCTGGTGAGCTTCCACGGCCCCATGCCGCTGGCGTCGCTGGAGAACGAGGACGGCGAGCACAAGTACGCCTCGGACCTCTTGTGGCGGCTCCTGCGCACCGGCAGATACGCCGACGACCCCGCCGTCGCCCTGACGATCCCGGTCCCCGAGCCGACCGAGCGGCCCGACGTCCTGACCGCCGGCAGGGCGACCGGCCGGCTCACGGGCGGCAACCTGTCGCTGATCGCCGCGACGGTCGGCACGCCCTACCAGATCGAGACGAAGGGCCGGATCCTCTTCCTCGAGGACACGCACGAGGCCGCCTACCGGGTCGACCGGATGCTCAGCCAGCTCCGGCTCGCCGGCCTGCTCGACGGCCTCGCCGGGGTCGTCCTGGGCACGTTCGACGGGGCCGACGAGGACGAGCTGAAGGCCGTCTTCCACGACTATCTCGCCGACAAGGGGTTCCCGGTGCTCACCGAGTTCCCGCTCGGCCACATCCCCCACAACGCCGTGCTCCCCTGCGGCGTCCCCGCCGAGATCGACACGAACGCGGGGACCTTACGGCTGCTGGAATCGCCCCTGGCGGCGGAGTGA
- a CDS encoding DUF4239 domain-containing protein, whose protein sequence is MLLRLLRPAPGPDRSRGPSELLGLRPGRDRGGRGHERPHRDVSNYSEPDRTELQGVLREYARFVIEEAWPLQRESLTTEKGGERPAAVLTRLAAHEPKTKRQERLHAESLRAFNELSKPRRMRVFRVSTGIPAIMWYVVMIGAFMNIMIVRLFDMKLIAHLFLGGLLSFCIMSFTARSC, encoded by the coding sequence GTGCTATTGCGTCTTCTACGGCCTGCTCCCGGGCCTGATCGCAGTCGCGGCCCATCAGAACTTCTCGGACTCCGACCGGGCCGTGACCGAGGAGGCCGCGGCCATGAACGGCCTCACCGCGACGTCTCGAACTATTCCGAGCCCGACCGGACGGAACTCCAGGGGGTCCTCCGCGAGTACGCGAGGTTCGTCATCGAGGAGGCCTGGCCGCTCCAGCGCGAGAGCCTGACCACCGAGAAGGGGGGCGAGCGGCCGGCGGCCGTCCTGACCCGCCTGGCGGCCCACGAGCCCAAGACCAAGCGGCAGGAGCGGCTCCACGCCGAGTCCCTCAGGGCGTTCAACGAGCTGAGCAAGCCGCGCCGAATGCGGGTGTTCAGAGTCTCGACCGGCATCCCGGCGATCATGTGGTACGTCGTGATGATCGGCGCGTTCATGAACATCATGATCGTCCGGCTGTTCGACATGAAGCTGATCGCCCACCTCTTCCTCGGCGGCCTGCTCTCGTTCTGCATCATGTCTTTCACCGCGAGAAGCTGCTGA